From Cellulosimicrobium cellulans, the proteins below share one genomic window:
- a CDS encoding DUF1349 domain-containing protein, with protein MRTRAAAPRRRPGVVATTVAALTAMLTAGAVAPAGAQTGAPTTFGASAPATAPAVARTNPDDGPSASDLPVFEYRGVITDKESMTYNPTDEFIFPSVFHAGAYLDDPLGEWYLYYAPHDSPGGISLMYADSLEGPWTEYAHNPIVANEWLPFYERVSHVSSPDVLWDDAAGQVLLYFHGENSTTRWATSPDGVAFDDSGVAVTNADGGAGTTETSYARVVEHPDPASGYRFAMTYMQNRTDNIRRIKVAESVDGKAWVVRPDPLVVPDAATGTNVSGGNLWEWDGQLYVIYHGSTGITFARTLDPTMTQVGPRWELHRATGVGDDTGRVAAPEIVTDGDETYLFYESGDRLGATIAWAQRDPDAVRPPEPGEDTDPLREQCSGAASDEFDGAALDPALWSVVRGDTARHELVDGALRVPTYATGVAGASLPLQAVPDGSWEVTTAVSVSPAERFQQGGLLLYRDDANYAKLDLVHGSLGPRVEFIWRQNGTDRNTGFDSVVPPAGLGDTFWLRLASDGSAVQASVSVDGVEFAPWGRTVDVAALGATGVGPFAMRGSATPPEIVASFDWFRWTPTADEAAACDDDEPAVEAQAVSRCLAGRAYVAVTARNDGTAPVSIRLATPAGERTVADVVPGRSAYQSFATRATSVAAGAATVEAVDADGVAHGSTSVPYDALTCG; from the coding sequence GTGAGAACCCGAGCAGCAGCACCGCGCCGCAGACCCGGCGTCGTCGCGACGACGGTCGCCGCCCTGACGGCGATGCTGACGGCCGGTGCGGTCGCCCCCGCCGGCGCTCAGACCGGAGCGCCCACGACGTTCGGCGCGAGCGCGCCCGCCACGGCCCCCGCGGTGGCGCGCACCAACCCGGACGACGGGCCGTCCGCGTCCGACCTCCCCGTGTTCGAGTACCGCGGCGTGATCACCGACAAGGAGTCGATGACCTACAACCCGACGGACGAGTTCATCTTCCCGAGCGTCTTCCACGCGGGCGCCTACCTCGACGACCCGCTGGGGGAGTGGTACCTGTACTACGCCCCGCACGACTCCCCGGGCGGCATCTCGCTGATGTATGCCGACTCGCTCGAGGGCCCGTGGACGGAGTACGCCCACAACCCGATCGTCGCGAACGAGTGGTTGCCCTTCTACGAGCGCGTCTCGCACGTCTCGTCGCCCGACGTGCTGTGGGACGACGCGGCAGGCCAGGTGCTCCTCTACTTCCACGGCGAGAACTCCACGACCCGCTGGGCGACGTCGCCCGACGGCGTCGCGTTCGACGACTCCGGGGTCGCCGTGACCAACGCCGACGGCGGTGCGGGGACCACCGAGACGTCGTACGCGCGCGTCGTCGAGCACCCGGACCCGGCGTCCGGGTACCGCTTCGCGATGACGTACATGCAGAACCGGACCGACAACATCCGGCGCATCAAGGTGGCCGAGTCGGTCGACGGCAAGGCCTGGGTCGTGCGCCCCGACCCGCTCGTCGTGCCCGACGCCGCGACCGGGACGAACGTGTCCGGCGGCAACCTGTGGGAGTGGGACGGCCAGCTCTACGTGATCTACCACGGCTCCACGGGCATCACCTTCGCCCGCACGCTCGACCCGACGATGACCCAGGTCGGGCCGAGGTGGGAGCTGCACCGGGCCACCGGGGTCGGGGACGACACCGGCCGGGTGGCCGCGCCGGAGATCGTGACCGACGGTGACGAGACCTACCTGTTCTACGAGTCCGGGGACCGCCTGGGCGCGACGATCGCGTGGGCGCAGCGCGACCCCGACGCCGTCCGGCCGCCCGAGCCCGGCGAGGACACCGACCCGTTGCGCGAGCAGTGCAGCGGTGCGGCCTCCGACGAGTTCGACGGCGCCGCCCTCGACCCGGCGCTGTGGTCCGTCGTCCGGGGGGACACGGCCCGGCACGAGCTCGTGGACGGCGCGCTCCGCGTCCCGACGTACGCCACCGGTGTCGCGGGGGCGTCGCTGCCGCTCCAGGCGGTCCCGGACGGGTCGTGGGAGGTCACGACCGCGGTCTCCGTCTCCCCGGCCGAACGCTTCCAGCAGGGCGGCCTGCTGCTGTACCGCGACGACGCGAACTACGCGAAGCTCGACCTCGTGCACGGCTCGCTCGGGCCGCGGGTCGAGTTCATCTGGCGCCAGAACGGCACCGACCGCAACACCGGGTTCGACTCGGTGGTCCCGCCGGCCGGCCTCGGCGACACGTTCTGGCTGCGTCTCGCGAGCGACGGGAGCGCCGTGCAGGCGTCGGTGTCGGTCGACGGGGTCGAGTTCGCTCCCTGGGGCCGCACGGTGGACGTCGCCGCGCTCGGCGCGACGGGCGTCGGGCCGTTCGCGATGCGCGGGTCCGCGACGCCGCCGGAGATCGTCGCGTCGTTCGACTGGTTCCGGTGGACCCCGACCGCCGACGAGGCGGCAGCGTGCGACGACGACGAGCCCGCCGTCGAGGCGCAGGCGGTGTCGCGGTGCCTCGCGGGCCGCGCGTACGTGGCGGTGACGGCGCGCAACGACGGCACGGCGCCGGTCTCGATCCGGCTCGCGACCCCGGCGGGCGAGCGCACCGTCGCCGACGTCGTGCCCGGCCGCAGCGCCTACCAGTCGTTCGCCACGCGCGCGACGTCGGTCGCGGCCGGGGCGGCGACGGTCGAGGCCGTCGACGCCGACGGCGTCGCCCACGGCTCGACCTCGGTGCCCTACGACGCGCTGACCTGCGGGTAG
- a CDS encoding FAD-dependent oxidoreductase, giving the protein MTHPDLQADVLVVGAGLGGVAAALAAAERGARVVLTEEHPWIGGQLTSQAVPPDESAWVERFGVTARYRALRDGIRDVYRRSYPLTDAARTWDALNPGAGWVSKLCHEPRVAVGVLEEMLAPWRSAGRIRLLERVRPTAATTDGDRVTSVTLERVTGSVESGDSAASTVGERVTVHAAFVVDATETGELLPLTGTEYVTGFESNRETGEPSAPDEAQPDNVQALSVCFAVEHVDGDHTIDRPERYDFWSTYTPGPWNGRRMLSWEAPNPRTLAMDVRSFTPNPGDDARAVDADQSKNPGDGNLWTFRRIAARDLFAPGHYTSDLCLVNWPSIDYFLAPVLDVPRDVEEARIADARQLSLSMLYWMQTEAPRPDGGTGFPGLRLRPDVMGSADGLAQAAYHRESRRLRAVTTVTENDVSYAVRGDRGATRYDDSVGLGMYRIDLHPSTGGDTYIDVASNPFEIPLGALLPQRVTNLIAANKNIGTTHITNGCYRLHPVEWNIGEAAGHLAAHCLATGRTPHAVQSKADLLADYQDELVRAGVELRWPAEAHPY; this is encoded by the coding sequence GTGACCCATCCAGACCTCCAGGCAGACGTCCTCGTCGTCGGTGCCGGGCTCGGCGGCGTCGCCGCGGCGCTCGCGGCGGCCGAGCGGGGCGCCCGCGTCGTCCTCACCGAGGAGCACCCGTGGATCGGCGGGCAGCTCACGTCGCAGGCGGTACCGCCGGACGAGAGCGCGTGGGTCGAGCGGTTCGGCGTCACCGCGCGCTACCGCGCCCTGCGCGACGGCATCCGGGACGTGTACCGCCGGTCGTACCCGCTCACCGACGCCGCGCGCACGTGGGACGCCCTCAACCCCGGCGCCGGCTGGGTCTCCAAGCTGTGCCACGAGCCGCGCGTCGCGGTCGGGGTGCTCGAGGAGATGCTCGCGCCGTGGCGGTCCGCGGGTCGGATCCGCCTGCTCGAGCGCGTGCGCCCGACGGCGGCCACGACCGACGGCGACCGCGTCACCTCGGTGACGCTCGAGCGGGTCACGGGGAGCGTCGAGAGCGGCGACAGCGCTGCCAGCACGGTCGGCGAGCGCGTCACCGTCCACGCCGCGTTCGTCGTGGACGCGACGGAGACCGGTGAGCTCCTGCCCCTGACGGGCACGGAGTACGTCACCGGGTTCGAGTCGAACCGCGAGACCGGCGAGCCGAGCGCGCCGGACGAGGCGCAGCCGGACAACGTGCAGGCGCTCAGCGTGTGCTTCGCCGTCGAGCACGTGGACGGGGACCACACGATCGACCGCCCGGAGCGGTACGACTTCTGGAGCACCTACACCCCGGGCCCCTGGAACGGGCGACGGATGCTCTCGTGGGAGGCACCCAACCCGCGCACGCTCGCGATGGACGTGCGGTCGTTCACGCCGAACCCGGGCGACGACGCGCGCGCGGTCGACGCCGACCAGTCGAAGAACCCCGGCGACGGCAACCTGTGGACGTTCCGGCGCATCGCCGCGCGCGACCTGTTCGCGCCCGGCCACTACACGAGCGACCTGTGCCTCGTGAACTGGCCGAGCATCGACTACTTCCTCGCGCCGGTGCTCGACGTGCCGCGCGACGTCGAGGAGGCGCGGATCGCGGACGCCCGCCAGCTCAGCCTCTCGATGCTCTACTGGATGCAGACGGAGGCTCCCCGCCCCGACGGCGGGACCGGCTTCCCGGGCCTGCGGCTGCGGCCCGACGTCATGGGCTCGGCCGACGGTCTCGCCCAGGCGGCCTACCACCGCGAGTCGCGCCGCCTGCGCGCGGTGACGACGGTGACGGAGAACGACGTCTCGTACGCCGTGCGCGGGGACCGGGGCGCGACACGCTACGACGACTCCGTCGGGCTCGGTATGTACCGGATCGACCTGCATCCCTCGACGGGCGGCGACACGTACATCGACGTCGCGTCGAACCCGTTCGAGATCCCGCTCGGCGCGCTCCTCCCGCAGCGCGTGACCAACCTGATCGCGGCCAACAAGAACATCGGCACGACGCACATCACCAACGGCTGCTACCGCCTGCACCCGGTCGAGTGGAACATCGGCGAGGCCGCCGGCCACCTCGCGGCCCACTGCCTCGCGACGGGGCGCACGCCGCACGCCGTCCAGTCCAAGGCCGACCTGCTCGCCGACTACCAGGACGAGCTCGTCCGGGCCGGCGTCGAGCTGCGCTGGCCCGCCGAGGCACACCCCTACTGA
- a CDS encoding transposase, with translation MTEAAWWRIRHLVMPVRGDRGGRPCCEHRWREYVNALLFIVTTGIPWRSLPHDFTVTWSATHKHFTKWTNTRLWEQMLAGLRAEDRVHAGRDKAPTAAVVDSSSVKSTPVPGPRGFDGAKKIDGIKRHILVDTAG, from the coding sequence CTGACCGAAGCCGCATGGTGGCGCATCCGGCACCTCGTCATGCCGGTCCGCGGCGACCGCGGTGGGCGACCGTGCTGCGAGCATCGATGGCGCGAGTACGTGAACGCACTGCTGTTCATCGTGACCACCGGCATCCCGTGGCGCTCGCTCCCGCACGACTTCACCGTGACCTGGTCCGCGACGCACAAGCACTTCACCAAGTGGACGAACACGAGGCTGTGGGAGCAGATGCTCGCCGGCCTGCGCGCCGAGGACCGCGTTCACGCCGGCCGCGACAAGGCGCCAACGGCGGCCGTCGTGGACTCATCCTCGGTCAAGAGCACGCCCGTGCCCGGGCCGCGCGGCTTCGACGGAGCCAAGAAGATCGACGGCATCAAGCGGCACATCCTCGTCGACACGGCCGGATGA
- a CDS encoding transposase — translation MARHTTFQLVADPTVEQARALARHEGAARFAFNQGLRLHLNARHVAKSTVDVDAVPVPWTGFDLINAFNAWKRSEAAGRRFVVDAAGQTDVEVTGLAWRAEVCAQVFEEAVVDLGKALKAWTDSRRGKRAGRPVGHPRFKKKNHERGSFRMRNKVSTTKAGQRATIRLGEAGPRSVTLPGIGAIKVHDDTRRLRRMLASGRARILFATISRRGGRWWISLNVEAADLHPAARHVERIDADHGGWAGVDRGLHAPVVVALTDGTQTLRITAAPKALRAAQPVTRRLQKSVSRKVKGSANRRAAVARLARHHERVRARRHHFLHQVSNLLVQTHDRLVLEDLNITGMLTNHRLAAAISDAAWGELARQITYKQTWHGGQILTADRWFPSSKTCSNCEDVTTTLTLADRVFVCENCGLTIDRDLNAAVNLATWGEQHFSQVLDPEARGQVTNAHRRDGSGRRTRADETSPDDVGTRTATAA, via the coding sequence ATGGCTCGGCACACGACGTTCCAGCTGGTGGCTGACCCCACCGTGGAGCAGGCACGCGCCCTGGCCCGTCATGAGGGGGCCGCCCGGTTCGCGTTCAACCAGGGCCTGCGACTGCACCTGAACGCCCGCCACGTTGCCAAGAGCACCGTCGACGTCGACGCCGTGCCGGTGCCGTGGACCGGGTTCGACCTGATCAACGCGTTCAACGCGTGGAAGCGCAGCGAGGCCGCCGGCCGCCGGTTCGTCGTCGACGCCGCTGGGCAGACGGACGTCGAGGTGACCGGCCTAGCATGGCGGGCCGAGGTCTGCGCGCAGGTCTTCGAGGAAGCCGTCGTCGACCTCGGCAAAGCCCTCAAGGCGTGGACCGACTCCCGGCGCGGCAAACGTGCCGGCAGGCCGGTCGGGCACCCACGGTTCAAGAAGAAGAACCACGAACGCGGTTCGTTCCGCATGCGCAACAAGGTCTCCACGACCAAGGCCGGCCAGCGGGCCACGATCCGTCTCGGCGAGGCTGGACCCCGCTCGGTCACGCTGCCCGGCATCGGCGCGATCAAGGTCCACGACGACACCCGCCGACTGCGCCGCATGCTCGCCAGCGGGCGTGCGCGGATCCTGTTCGCCACCATCTCGCGCCGTGGCGGCCGGTGGTGGATCAGCCTGAACGTCGAGGCAGCCGACCTGCACCCCGCCGCCCGCCATGTCGAGCGCATCGACGCCGACCACGGCGGCTGGGCCGGGGTTGACCGCGGACTGCACGCACCCGTCGTCGTCGCCCTGACCGACGGCACCCAGACCCTGCGGATCACAGCGGCACCCAAGGCGCTACGGGCAGCGCAACCGGTCACCCGCCGGTTGCAGAAGTCCGTGTCCCGCAAGGTCAAGGGCTCGGCGAACAGGCGGGCCGCCGTCGCACGCCTGGCCCGTCATCACGAACGGGTCCGTGCCCGCCGTCACCACTTCCTGCACCAGGTCTCCAACCTGCTGGTCCAGACCCACGACCGGCTCGTCCTCGAAGACCTGAACATCACCGGCATGCTCACCAACCACCGGCTCGCCGCAGCCATCTCGGACGCGGCCTGGGGTGAGCTCGCCCGCCAGATCACCTACAAGCAAACCTGGCACGGCGGGCAAATCCTGACCGCTGACCGGTGGTTCCCGTCCTCGAAGACCTGCTCCAACTGCGAGGACGTCACCACAACGCTCACCCTCGCAGACCGTGTCTTCGTCTGCGAGAACTGCGGGCTCACGATCGACCGCGACCTGAACGCCGCGGTCAACCTCGCCACCTGGGGCGAACAGCACTTCTCCCAGGTCCTGGACCCCGAAGCGCGAGGCCAGGTCACCAACGCCCACCGACGGGACGGCTCTGGCCGACGCACGCGCGCCGACGAAACCAGCCCGGACGACGTGGGAACCCGCACCGCCACCGCGGCATAG
- a CDS encoding acetylxylan esterase, with amino-acid sequence MPLFDLPLAELEAYAPALDEPADLDAFWATTLTDSRAAGGDLAETVRLDRVDAGLETVVVDDVTFPGFGGQPVRAWLVRPAAAARAAAAGDAAPLPAVVEYLGYGGGRGLPHEHLLWASAGYAHLVVDTRGQGSGWGTGGDTPDPVGSGPAVPGFLTRGILDPHEHYYRRVITDAVRAVDAVRTIAGIDPAQVAVTGVSQGGGLTIAVAGLSDGLVAAMPDVPFLTHYRRAVEITDRAPYSEITRYLAVHREHEEAVFRTLSYLDGASLARRATAPGLFSVALMDPVCPPSTVYAAYNGWAADAGAGDVARAIDVYRFNEHEGGQAYRFARQLAWLRES; translated from the coding sequence GTGCCGCTCTTCGACCTGCCCCTCGCCGAGCTGGAGGCCTACGCCCCCGCGCTCGACGAGCCCGCCGACCTCGACGCGTTCTGGGCGACGACGCTCACAGACTCCCGTGCGGCGGGCGGTGACCTCGCCGAGACCGTCCGCCTCGACCGCGTCGACGCCGGCCTGGAGACGGTCGTGGTCGACGACGTCACGTTCCCGGGCTTCGGCGGCCAGCCCGTCCGGGCCTGGCTCGTGCGGCCCGCGGCGGCCGCTCGCGCGGCTGCCGCCGGGGACGCCGCGCCGCTCCCGGCCGTCGTCGAGTACCTCGGGTACGGGGGCGGTCGCGGCCTGCCGCACGAGCACCTGCTGTGGGCGAGCGCGGGGTACGCGCACCTCGTCGTCGACACGCGCGGTCAGGGCAGCGGCTGGGGCACCGGGGGCGACACGCCCGACCCGGTCGGGTCCGGCCCGGCCGTCCCGGGGTTCCTCACGCGCGGCATCCTCGACCCGCACGAGCACTACTACCGTCGCGTGATCACCGACGCGGTGCGCGCGGTCGACGCCGTCCGGACCATCGCGGGGATCGACCCCGCGCAGGTCGCCGTCACCGGGGTGAGCCAGGGCGGCGGCCTGACGATCGCCGTCGCCGGTCTGAGCGACGGTCTCGTCGCCGCGATGCCCGACGTCCCGTTCCTCACGCACTACCGCCGCGCCGTCGAGATCACCGACAGGGCGCCCTACTCCGAGATCACGCGCTACCTCGCCGTCCACCGCGAGCACGAGGAGGCCGTCTTCCGCACGCTCTCCTACCTCGACGGCGCGAGCCTCGCCCGCCGCGCGACCGCCCCCGGCTTGTTCTCGGTCGCCCTCATGGACCCGGTCTGCCCGCCCTCGACGGTGTACGCGGCGTACAACGGCTGGGCCGCGGACGCGGGCGCCGGGGACGTCGCGCGCGCGATCGACGTCTACCGCTTCAACGAGCACGAGGGCGGTCAGGCCTACCGCTTCGCCCGCCAGCTCGCCTGGCTCCGCGAGAGCTAG
- a CDS encoding LacI family DNA-binding transcriptional regulator, with protein MPRHRITQADVAAMAGVSQATVSFVLNDSTPAGVRISEETRQRVLDAIRITGYSANPVAQRLAGGHNQILGVFTYEATFPRAGRDFYGPFLVGIEHAAEKLGIDILLFTSARVVDGRRQLTRDGWQRLGIADGCLLLGQHEDRGELQHLLDTNYPFVFIGKRGSDGGRLPYVGADYVAATARQVERLVELGHERIGYVGPRGTDQPTLDRVDAYRATMKAHGLTVRFVELDGVPATAAEIVDQRLTAVVVAPENYPEELVDELEGRGVRVPDDVSFLLLGQPHHGRPGGRRWSGFSIPREEMGARALVLLSRLVAAESGPARSDRRSARAARVPEDELHQLLECVEVDGETVARPSSAAPSDARTRPDHPSRSVPAPGA; from the coding sequence ATGCCGAGGCACCGCATCACCCAGGCCGACGTCGCCGCCATGGCCGGCGTCAGCCAGGCGACGGTCTCGTTCGTGCTGAACGACAGCACGCCCGCCGGCGTGCGGATCAGCGAGGAGACTCGGCAGCGCGTCCTCGACGCGATCCGGATCACCGGCTACTCGGCGAACCCCGTGGCCCAGCGCCTCGCGGGCGGGCACAACCAGATCCTCGGCGTCTTCACCTACGAGGCGACGTTCCCGCGCGCGGGTCGTGACTTCTACGGCCCCTTCCTCGTCGGGATCGAGCACGCGGCCGAGAAGCTGGGCATCGACATCCTGCTCTTCACGAGCGCGCGCGTCGTCGACGGGCGCCGCCAGCTCACGCGCGACGGGTGGCAGCGACTCGGGATCGCCGACGGCTGCCTGCTGCTCGGCCAGCACGAGGACCGTGGGGAGCTCCAGCACCTGCTCGACACGAACTACCCGTTCGTCTTCATCGGCAAGCGCGGCAGCGACGGCGGGCGCCTGCCCTACGTGGGGGCCGACTACGTCGCCGCGACCGCGCGCCAGGTGGAGCGACTCGTGGAGCTCGGGCACGAGCGCATCGGGTACGTGGGGCCGCGCGGCACCGACCAGCCGACGCTCGACCGCGTGGACGCCTACCGCGCGACGATGAAGGCGCACGGGCTGACGGTGCGGTTCGTCGAGCTGGACGGCGTCCCCGCGACGGCCGCAGAGATCGTCGACCAGCGGCTCACGGCGGTCGTCGTCGCGCCGGAGAACTACCCCGAGGAGCTGGTCGACGAGCTCGAGGGGCGCGGCGTCCGGGTACCCGACGACGTGTCGTTCCTCCTCCTGGGCCAGCCCCACCACGGACGCCCGGGCGGGCGCCGGTGGTCCGGCTTCTCGATCCCGCGCGAGGAGATGGGCGCGCGCGCCCTCGTCCTGCTCTCGCGCCTCGTCGCCGCCGAGTCCGGTCCGGCGCGGTCCGACCGCCGGTCGGCGCGCGCCGCGCGGGTGCCGGAGGACGAGCTGCACCAGCTCCTCGAGTGCGTCGAGGTGGACGGCGAGACGGTCGCCCGGCCGTCGTCCGCCGCGCCGAGCGACGCCCGCACCCGCCCGGACCACCCGTCCCGCAGCGTGCCCGCCCCGGGCGCCTGA
- a CDS encoding transposase, with protein sequence MHATAANVQDRAAFAQLLTRNRCRTVRRVWADKGYIGQAPAQAAASAGIELEIVSGPKPADAFVVQPRRWVVERTNGWINRHRRLVRQYESTLGAHEAFVMLSQIRLLLRRLEPR encoded by the coding sequence GTGCACGCCACCGCCGCCAATGTCCAGGACAGGGCCGCGTTCGCGCAGCTGCTCACGCGCAACCGATGCCGCACCGTGCGCCGGGTGTGGGCCGACAAGGGCTACATCGGCCAGGCGCCCGCCCAGGCCGCCGCCAGCGCCGGGATCGAGCTGGAGATCGTGTCGGGCCCCAAGCCCGCCGACGCCTTCGTCGTCCAACCACGCCGATGGGTCGTCGAACGCACCAACGGATGGATCAACCGCCACCGACGACTCGTCCGGCAGTATGAGAGCACCCTCGGCGCTCACGAAGCATTCGTGATGCTCTCCCAGATCAGGCTCCTGCTACGCCGCCTCGAACCCAGGTAG